The Leishmania panamensis strain MHOM/PA/94/PSC-1 chromosome 19 sequence genome contains the following window.
TGTTCACCGTTTCTCTTGCCCCCCAttctctctgttgttgtaCTCTTTGAAGAGAATGTCATTGTTTTTAAGTGGCGTGGGTGGatgcctcgctgctgctctctctctccgtggtGGGGCTGAGAGTGGGGGTGTAATGGCGCGTGCATTTCTCGTGGTTTCGTTGTGTTTTACGCTGTGCCGTTGTCGGCCTGCTTCACACTGTCTTGCTGACTTCTCTCACGTTTATTCTGCCATTTCGCATTGCGCATAAAGTGGGCGTACTTCTTACGTTGTCTCCGATGCTGgactgtgcgtgcgcgtcgaCTGTTGTGTGGCCTTCTTGTGTGATGGGCCCGTGCgttttttcgctctctctcttcgccttgATTAATGCatggggaaagggaaaaaaatggATGTGGAGGCGATCGGGTGAAGGAAGGTGTGAGAGGCACAGGctgccctttccttcccctctttgctgtgtgtgcgtgttcgaTTATTCGGGGTTGTGCTTTTTCCGATTTTCGTTCCTTTTTAACGACTACGATACAGGCAACGAATGCCAAAGCGGAGCACTGGCTTTGGGTCGACAGCAAGTGAGAAGCAAGCACAGGTTCCAACAAAGGACTCAGGAGCGAATCTTGTGTGGTGCACATTCAATGCACATATGCCCGGTGAGTCCGACCTGCTCGCACCTACCCACACTCGCCAACACAGACATGGGTGCTACGTGATGTATGAGTCCTAAAGCACAATACTTCTCTTCACGATTGCACCTGTTTatccgcttctctctccaagTTGCGAGAGGTTGGGAGGCAGAAAAGACAGGGGAAGCGAATCTGAGTTGCGGCAGGTTTTGTTTCGCTGGGTGTGAAAGCGTCCGACACGAAcgcaagagggagggagagccgGAAAGCGATGtgatgaggaggagcatATCGAAGTGCTCGTTTTGCCACTCTCCATGGCGCGCTTCGCCCACCGCGTCTCCTGTTTTTGCCTCcttttgttcttcttttcacTTCAGACATCGAGGAAGGGAGTCGCGTTAAGCGTGCttgccctttccctccctcccccgcccaCAGCGCGAACGCACAGGAAACGCACGCAAGCGTACTTCCATGATATAGCTCACAGCAACTCTGCGCGCTAGCGACCAcatccaccgccaccaccgccatcttTCCATTCTGCCGTGATCGCTTTTGGCCTGCGTTGTTCCTGTGTTGTTCAACGCACGCGGCCATTTCGATCGCGACAAGCAAGCACGAGCACTCagaccgagagagagagagcgagaccGACCGACCGACAGGCAGACAGACGAACGaacaagggggggggcagattTCACTTTTCTGCCCACGTACGCACGCCCTCTTTCACCTTCTCTATTGTTCATTCGAAAATGGAACAAGAGCTGCCTTGAGTCTTCCACGGTGTTCAACAAACAGCAAAACACGAAGCTTAGGGAGAGGcaagcaaacgaaaaaaggcTGAATCGACCAACACCCAGGCATGCACCAACACACATCCTCCCAGACCATCATCTCACCCAAGTCACACCTCTGCACCGCGCACAcgttctctgcctctcggTGTCGAGCGCGGAGTTCTCTTGAAGGAGTCTTTGGCTCGTAGTTGACTACTCGAGCAAGCGAGTGACAAAATACACCAGCCTTTCGCTCTATCCTGCTGTGagttgccgctgcgccgtttGCGTTTACGCGCCAGACACCGTTCCTCTCCCCGTGTCTCGTCCCTTTtgttcttccttctcttaGTCGCTCTTGCtcgctcctcccttccccagggtttttctctctcctttgtttgCCTTCCCGAGAACAtctgtccccccctccctcacccctcttcccccaaAGCTACGAAGAGAAGTGACTCAGTGTCAtactgctgcctcctctctctactcCTCGATTTGAAAGAACACACCGAGCGCCTTTAGACTGAGAAAGAAGATGAACACCATTCCAGTGTTTTATGGTCGGACGTACCCGACACAGACACCCCAGCTCATGTGGGAGGCGACGCAGACGCTTCAGAACTTACTGGACGATCAGAGCAGAGATATGCACCGCTCGTCGGAACTCGCCATGTCGCTGCGCGAGGTACTGGAGAGAAATCGAGAGATTTACAACAAAATCATCGACGAACGCGACGCTGCCTATCGCCGCTTGCAGAGCGCAGGCGCGACATTGCAGCAGGTGGAGAACATCGTGCGCCGCTACGCCGAGGTGAAGGACCCGGTGGTGGCCAGCGACGGCTACACCTACGAGCGCACCGACCTCACTCGCTACCTAAGCGACTGCAGAAAGTCAAACAGCAAGGCTTACTCGCAGCAAaccaaggaggagctgacgGACGTGATAGTGGACAACAtctcgctgcgccgtctggcagagctgctgaaggGTGTGCATACGGTGGAGGTACCGCAACTGTCGAACCGTGCGCCGCTGGCGGGAGGCTGCGTCGACAGCAATGGGCCTCACTCTCACTGGGCCGGGGAAGGTTCGTCGGTGTGCAATATACATCACACTGAGATGGGTTCCGGCCCCGGCGGGCTCGCGGGTGGCGCTAGCGGCCGTGGCGAGATTGAGAGAACAATGACCCCCACTTACACTGGCTCACGTTATGATCGAAGTGGCGGTGCCAAGTACAGCAAGCcgagcaacaacaacgaggGCACGGGCGGGTTGCACCCGtgcctgcgcgtgtacgGCCTCTGCAACTTCGAGGGCGACTGCACGTTCGCCAACTACCCCTACGAGGCGTGCCTGAACCACATAAAGGGCAAGTGTCGATTTGGCTCTACCTGCAAGGAGCTGCACGTTGACCCCCGCAACCCCGTCTACCAGAACCCTCGCAGCTTCGCCAAccatcagcaccaccagtGTGGCAACCATGCCAACAATAACAGCATCCACAGCAGGGCGGCTGGCTGTGCAAACAACGCGAACAGAAGCCAGACAGCGGATGCTGGCGCGGAGGCGTCAAGGCAAAGCGGGAGCAAACCCCCGGAGTATGTATCGGACGTGGAAGCGGTGGCTGTAGAGGCTACAGAAGACGTTGCGCCGCGGGAAATCAGGAAGCCCTCTTATGCTTCCGCCATAGGTGCCGCAACAGACAAAGACTAATGGGCAGATCGcggaatgtgtgtgtgtgtgttgcctctctcgttctctctcttccccggCGTCTCTTATCGTGTGTACGTTTCTTCCagtctctctcgttctctctttccttcctctccttcgtATGACAGTGGGCGAtttggtttttttttttggctcgGTGCGCAGAGGATGGGGGTTTGAGGGACTAACGCTGACACGGCAGGGACTGAGTGGCGAGAGTGGGCAGAGGGCGGCCGACCGCCTCttttgctcctctttcctgctATGGTCAATAACCACACGCGACGGGTTCTTTGTACGCGGGTCCATGCGTGTACACGGGCCCCTTCGGCccgacacacccacgcctgTCGATGGGGTGCGGATTCCGGGAAAGGCGGAgtgcccctgctgccacagaCTAGTCGCGACATCGCGCCTGTCGCGGCGCATGCGGGCAGGCCCTCCAGACACCCCCCGTGGCATCGACGGGGACGGGAGCTGCAGACGGCGAGCCCCATTCCCCAGGCAACAACTTCGCCCTGAGGCAGGCCCCGGGATCTGGTGGCGCGAGcaccgcgtgcgtgcgtgctaTCGGCCGCAGCTGGCATGGCGTATCGCGTCCAAACACCGCACCCCGAGGTCTACGGAGCCCGCGTGATGGACGGACAAGGCGCCGAGAAGTGCACATCCACCGAGCCCGCAGTGCATGTGCGCGGAGCAGGCCTGTCtgtggcgccgatcgcgcagcacgcatgcgggaagggggcgaggagggacgAGAGGAGCCCGCGAGGCGCATGGCCCGATCCGACGGCTGTCGGTTGGTCCTAGACGGTCCGGGATTTAGCCTGTAGCACCGCACCGAGACACAGGTGGGCTGCCGTTGTTGTGCGCGTCTGTTGGTTCACTGGGTCGTGGTGGAACGAGGGCGCTGAACggcgttttttcttttttttccttcagAGCCGTCCCTCGTTCGCTGTTAATGTTGCCAAGTAAATCGTCTTCTTGTTGGTATTGACGTGTGCAGGCTTGTGCAGGGGAGgcgtgtggagggggagaacgGAGGAGACTTCCTGTGTCGTGATCTGTCTCTCTTGACCCCTAGAGAAAGCCGCGAGGTATGCGCAGATGGTGAGGAGTGACTGCCAGAGAGGGAAACTCGCCTGTTCTGGTGAACCTTCTGTCgtgtttctcctctctccctctgtggaTTGGTATCC
Protein-coding sequences here:
- a CDS encoding RNA binding protein (TriTrypDB/GeneDB-style sysID: LpmP.19.0280), translated to MNTIPVFYGRTYPTQTPQLMWEATQTLQNLLDDQSRDMHRSSELAMSLREVLERNREIYNKIIDERDAAYRRLQSAGATLQQVENIVRRYAEVKDPVVASDGYTYERTDLTRYLSDCRKSNSKAYSQQTKEELTDVIVDNISLRRLAELLKGVHTVEVPQLSNRAPLAGGCVDSNGPHSHWAGEGSSVCNIHHTEMGSGPGGLAGGASGRGEIERTMTPTYTGSRYDRSGGAKYSKPSNNNEGTGGLHPCLRVYGLCNFEGDCTFANYPYEACLNHIKGKCRFGSTCKELHVDPRNPVYQNPRSFANHQHHQCGNHANNNSIHSRAAGCANNANRSQTADAGAEASRQSGSKPPEYVSDVEAVAVEATEDVAPREIRKPSYASAIGAATDKD